In the Hordeum vulgare subsp. vulgare chromosome 7H, MorexV3_pseudomolecules_assembly, whole genome shotgun sequence genome, one interval contains:
- the LOC123411166 gene encoding transcription termination factor MTEF18, mitochondrial: MLAEHMSKNSPAFLARLLANVDTCGGVDVRLSISRFLQYHPINEFEPFFESIGLRPSEVGKFLPSDLIYLKDAIELLENYQVLCDYGVPRTKIGKVYKEANEVFGYGHGVLFSKLQQYEQLGLSKSTITKLAVCCPKLLIGEANIEFLHVLDKLKASGIMLGWFRGGLSDESMHNWRRTLKMLEFLDMMGSNNRPLLVRLIKEHPRFVFGESGKKLYLLVSMLCKFGIQIDSMLQLFVQCPWVLNMKFPKNLQKSVIFLTQIGMEAFDIARVVSSCPEILGAGSCQSAATVLSTINLSAEKLCDIIKDDPMQFGNLVSKKKIAAVTKIDSFYLGEKAEFLLKIGFIENSDDMVKAMSHFRGRGDQLQERLDCLVDAGLDYEDACSMIKVAPFILNMSVSMIKKKISYILNDIGYTLESIVAFPAIFGYSLEKMKLRFMMYKWLTENGFKIKPTKKNKVNKSMVALSTIMACSDVRFVKKYVNIHPGGLDQWQRLKNCSTIQ; the protein is encoded by the coding sequence ATGCTCGCCGAGCACATGAGCAAGAACTCTCCTGCGTTCCTCGCCCGCCTCCTCGCCAATGTGGACACCTGCGGCGGTGTCGATGTGAGATTGTCAATCTCCAGGTTCCTCCAATACCACCCCATCAATGAGTTCGAGCCGTTCTTTGAGAGCATTGGGCTCAGGCCTTCAGAGGTTGGGAAGTTCTTGCCAAGTGATTTGATATACCTGAAGGATGCCATCGAATTGCTGGAGAATTACCAAGTACTTTGTGATTATGGCGTGCCACGGACCAAGATTGGTAAGGTGTACAAGGAGGCCAATGAGGTGTTTGGCTATGGACACGGTGTGTTATTCTCGAAATTGCAACAATATGAGCAGCTTGGATTGAGcaaatcaacaatcaccaagcttgCAGTGTGTTGCCCCAAACTCCTCATTGGTGAAGCCAACATTGAGTTTCTGCATGTTTTGGATAAGCTGAAAGCCTCTGGTATTATGCTGGGATGGTTCAGAGGGGGTTTGTCAGATGAGAGCATGCACAACTGGAGACGAACTCTTAAAATGCTTGAATTTCTTGATATGATGGGTTCCAACAACAGGCCTCTGTTGGTAAGGCTGATCAAAGAACATCCAAGATTTGTGTTTGGCGAATCTGGTAAGAAGTTGTATCTTCTTGTCAGTATGCTGTGTAAATTTGGCATTCAGATAGATAGCATGCTGCAGCTGTTTGTGCAGTGCCCATGGGTTCTAAACATGAAATTTCCAAAGAATCTGCAGAAATCAGTGATTTTTTTGACTCAGATAGGAATGGAGGCATTCGACATTGCTCGGGTCGTCTCCTCATGCCCTGAAATTCTTGGTGCCGGTTCTTGTCAGAGTGCTGCTACTGTGTTGTCTACCATAAACCTGTCTGCTGAGAAGTTATGCGATATCATAAAAGATGACCCTATGCAGTTTGGTAATTTGGTATCGAAGAAAAAAATTGCAGCTGTGACAAAGATAGACAGTTTTTATCTTGGAGAGAAGGCTGAATTTTTGCTGAAGATCGGCTTCATTGAGAACTCTGACGACATGGTGAAGGCAATGTCCCATTTTCGTGGCCGCGGTGACCAGCTTCAAGAGAGGCTAGATTGCTTGGTCGATGCTGGATTGGACTATGAGGATGCCTGCAGCATGATCAAAGTGGCCCCATTTATACTAAACATGTCAGTGAGTATGATCAAGAAAAAGATCAGCTACATCCTGAATGACATCGGATACACTCTTGAATCTATTGTTGCTTTTCCTGCAATTTTTGGATACAGTTTGGAGAAGATGAAGCTGAGATTCATGATGTACAAGTGGCTCACTGAAAATGGTTTCAAGATCAAACCAACAAAGAAGAACAAGGTAAACAAGTCCATGGTAGCCTTGAGCACCATCATGGCATGCTCAGATGTCAGGTTTGTGAAGAAATATGTGAATATTCACCCTGGTGGACTGGATCAATGGCAAAGGTTGAAGAATTGTTCAACTATTCAGTAA